One window of the Bartonella bacilliformis KC583 genome contains the following:
- the flgG gene encoding flagellar basal-body rod protein FlgG, whose product MRSLSIAATGMAAQQTNLDVIANNLANINTTGYKRARAEFADLMYVTDRAVGVPNMMNQAIVPEGVMVGMGVRTAAVRTVNTQGAFIQTGNALDLAINGNGWFEIQDPNGNVFYTRSGAFNLSETGQVVTLDGNVVQPAITIPIGSKSITVSPDGTVFYKPAEEADPVEAGRLNLVNFVNEVGLEPVGDNLFRETPASGAPVPGNPKEDGYGSIMQATLEASNVDPVKEITELITAQRSYEMTSKVIQASDEMAAVVSKNLR is encoded by the coding sequence ATGAGGTCACTGTCAATTGCTGCAACAGGGATGGCTGCACAGCAAACTAATCTTGATGTGATTGCAAATAATTTGGCAAATATTAATACCACAGGGTATAAGCGTGCGCGCGCAGAATTTGCTGATTTAATGTATGTCACAGATCGCGCTGTTGGTGTTCCCAATATGATGAATCAAGCCATTGTTCCTGAAGGTGTTATGGTAGGTATGGGGGTGCGCACAGCAGCCGTTCGTACGGTCAACACACAAGGTGCTTTTATTCAAACTGGAAATGCGTTGGATTTGGCGATTAACGGAAATGGCTGGTTTGAAATTCAAGACCCTAATGGCAATGTTTTTTACACGCGCTCCGGTGCTTTTAATTTGAGTGAAACAGGACAAGTTGTCACATTAGATGGAAATGTTGTGCAACCGGCTATCACCATTCCTATTGGCAGCAAGAGTATCACAGTGAGCCCTGATGGAACGGTTTTTTATAAACCTGCTGAGGAGGCTGATCCTGTAGAAGCGGGCCGCCTTAATTTAGTTAATTTTGTTAATGAGGTTGGTTTAGAGCCGGTAGGGGACAATCTTTTCCGTGAGACACCAGCTTCTGGTGCTCCAGTACCAGGCAATCCAAAAGAAGATGGCTATGGCAGCATTATGCAAGCTACGCTGGAAGCTTCCAATGTGGATCCTGTAAAAGAAATTACCGAGCTGATTACAGCGCAGCGCTCTTATGAAATGACTTCCAAAGTCATTCAAGCGTCCGATGAAATGGCAGCAGTTGTTTCCAAAAATCTAAGGTAA
- a CDS encoding flagellar hook-basal body complex protein FliE, whose amino-acid sequence MIGALTSIAMRANSLGPEGGLMNSINNRQNILSEGANTASFDQVLAKITESVGTKLQKAESLSMGKISGNDIGVREIVSSVMEAEQSLSTAIALRDKMVQAYLEVSRMQI is encoded by the coding sequence ATGATCGGGGCACTTACTTCTATTGCGATGCGTGCGAATTCATTAGGGCCAGAAGGTGGGCTAATGAATAGCATCAACAATAGGCAAAATATATTAAGTGAGGGTGCAAATACAGCCAGTTTTGATCAAGTTCTCGCTAAAATTACAGAATCTGTTGGCACTAAATTACAAAAAGCAGAAAGCCTTTCTATGGGGAAGATTTCTGGGAACGATATTGGGGTGCGTGAGATTGTCTCTTCAGTCATGGAAGCGGAACAATCGTTAAGTACGGCCATCGCTTTGCGCGATAAGATGGTGCAAGCTTATCTCGAAGTAAGCCGGATGCAAATTTAA
- the flgC gene encoding flagellar basal body rod protein FlgC: MSDPLMIAERVSTTGLGAQSTRLRIIAENLANANSTGRAPGAAPYRRKTVSFETALNPYVDAQGVHVKRIGVDKAPFIMRYEPGHLAADSNGYVKYPNVNAVIEMADMREANRSYEANLQVIRQVRDLVSQTIDLLK; encoded by the coding sequence ATGTCTGATCCTTTAATGATAGCAGAGCGGGTTTCGACAACAGGGTTGGGGGCTCAATCAACACGTTTGCGTATTATCGCTGAAAATTTGGCTAATGCCAATTCAACAGGGCGAGCACCGGGGGCAGCACCTTATCGACGCAAAACAGTCAGTTTTGAAACTGCTCTTAATCCTTATGTTGATGCACAAGGTGTGCATGTGAAGCGTATTGGTGTTGATAAAGCCCCTTTTATTATGCGTTATGAACCAGGTCATCTGGCTGCAGATAGCAATGGCTATGTTAAATATCCCAATGTCAATGCGGTGATAGAAATGGCTGATATGCGTGAAGCGAACCGTTCTTATGAAGCGAATTTACAAGTTATTCGCCAAGTGCGCGATTTGGTATCACAGACGATTGATTTGTTGAAATGA
- the flgB gene encoding flagellar basal body rod protein FlgB, protein MDPVNLFDLASKQAEWLSVRQKAVASNVANANTPGYQARDVQNFTDIVQNKAISMKVTHVQHMDLTENGMEAQVIRPDNAGGVTHSGNNVNLEEEMSKGAAIGREMSLNTAIVKAFHRMTMLTVRGGS, encoded by the coding sequence ATGGATCCGGTCAATCTTTTTGATCTTGCCAGTAAACAGGCAGAATGGCTTTCTGTCCGTCAAAAGGCTGTTGCGAGTAATGTAGCAAATGCTAATACCCCAGGGTATCAGGCTCGTGATGTCCAAAATTTTACCGATATTGTGCAAAATAAAGCAATCTCTATGAAAGTAACCCATGTGCAGCACATGGATTTGACAGAAAATGGCATGGAAGCGCAAGTTATTCGACCTGACAATGCAGGAGGGGTGACCCATTCTGGTAATAATGTCAATTTAGAAGAAGAAATGAGTAAAGGTGCGGCTATTGGTCGAGAAATGTCTCTCAATACTGCGATTGTTAAAGCTTTTCACCGAATGACAATGTTAACGGTTAGAGGAGGCTCTTAA
- a CDS encoding flagellar protein export ATPase FliI: MHNSQNDSTLTVTSTLEAVQTDGLSPSLKVSDEESMKSLNALAPESSQTTDVGNVSARGKGEDKTKEPIALALETFQEETLEASSGDKREATRVFPTALSRLLSFVTHNCEYSSHSINQGGVISDVARGILTARGLSQSVFLGDTVCIECGTQTVRGEIIRVNEESVLIKPYDETIVPVLKASVFPQGPLFVAPDASWCGRVVNAFGEAIDGKGALLLGSSPMAVEAHAPPALARARVGNGLRTGVKVIDIFTPLCFGQRIGIFSGSGVGKSTLLSMMMQADHFDKVVLALTGERGREVRDMLDDTLQDKLDKVVAVIATSDESPMMRRLAPIMATTIAEYFSSLGDNVLLVVDSITRYALAVREIAISAHEPPVSRGFPPRVFSELPRLLERAGPGRKGKGSITGVYAVLVDGDDHNDPIADAIRGILDGHIVLDRAIAAQGRFPAVDISSSISRLASHSWTGEQRILVQSLKEMIFRYEETRDLRAMGAYRPGTDHILDQAVHLVPSIYAAMNQNIDTPLVRNPYDELAKLLKSQ; the protein is encoded by the coding sequence ATGCATAATAGCCAAAATGATTCCACGCTCACCGTTACTTCAACATTAGAAGCTGTTCAGACAGATGGGCTTAGTCCTTCTTTAAAAGTTTCTGATGAAGAGAGCATGAAATCGTTAAATGCTTTAGCACCAGAATCCTCCCAGACAACAGATGTAGGAAATGTTTCTGCAAGGGGTAAGGGGGAAGACAAGACCAAGGAACCTATTGCTTTAGCATTAGAGACTTTTCAAGAAGAGACATTAGAGGCTTCTTCAGGGGATAAAAGGGAGGCAACACGTGTTTTCCCTACTGCTTTAAGTCGCTTATTGTCTTTTGTTACCCATAACTGTGAGTATTCTTCTCATTCTATAAATCAAGGAGGGGTGATAAGTGATGTCGCGCGTGGGATATTGACCGCGCGTGGTTTATCACAATCTGTCTTTCTTGGTGATACTGTGTGTATTGAATGTGGGACACAGACTGTGCGGGGTGAAATTATTCGTGTTAATGAAGAAAGTGTTTTGATTAAACCTTATGATGAAACGATTGTTCCGGTTCTGAAAGCTTCTGTTTTTCCGCAAGGTCCTCTCTTCGTTGCACCGGATGCTTCTTGGTGTGGGCGGGTTGTGAATGCTTTTGGTGAGGCAATTGACGGGAAGGGAGCACTTCTTTTAGGTTCCTCTCCGATGGCGGTTGAGGCGCATGCACCCCCAGCACTTGCACGTGCACGTGTGGGAAATGGGTTGCGTACGGGCGTTAAGGTGATTGATATTTTTACGCCTCTTTGTTTTGGACAGCGCATAGGGATTTTTTCTGGCTCTGGAGTAGGGAAATCAACGCTTTTGTCGATGATGATGCAAGCTGATCATTTCGATAAAGTTGTTTTAGCGCTTACGGGGGAACGTGGTCGTGAAGTGCGTGATATGCTTGATGATACGTTGCAGGATAAATTGGATAAGGTCGTTGCCGTGATTGCAACCAGTGATGAAAGTCCAATGATGCGGCGCTTAGCCCCTATTATGGCCACAACAATTGCTGAATATTTTTCTTCCCTGGGGGATAATGTTTTATTAGTGGTCGATTCAATAACCCGTTATGCCTTGGCTGTGCGTGAAATTGCTATTTCTGCGCATGAACCTCCTGTATCACGTGGATTTCCGCCGCGTGTTTTTAGCGAATTGCCACGCTTATTAGAACGAGCAGGTCCGGGAAGAAAAGGCAAGGGGTCTATCACCGGTGTTTATGCTGTACTGGTTGATGGGGATGATCATAATGATCCTATTGCTGATGCCATTCGTGGGATCTTGGATGGTCATATTGTGCTGGATCGTGCGATTGCTGCACAGGGGCGGTTTCCTGCTGTTGATATTTCTTCTTCTATTTCACGTTTGGCATCGCATAGTTGGACGGGTGAACAGCGGATATTAGTGCAAAGTTTGAAGGAAATGATTTTTCGCTATGAAGAAACACGCGATTTGCGTGCCATGGGGGCTTATCGCCCAGGAACGGATCATATTCTCGATCAAGCTGTTCATTTAGTGCCATCCATTTATGCTGCTATGAACCAAAATATTGATACTCCTCTTGTTCGTAATCCTTATGATGAATTAGCGAAGTTATTGAAAAGTCAATAA
- the flgF gene encoding flagellar basal-body rod protein FlgF: MQNPIYVGVSGQISLARRMETIAQNMANVNTPGFRAGGMKFDTLVSPIAQEQGDRVFFTSAGKGYISTERGSLEQTGNALDVAATGNSYFSMEASFGVVYTRDGRMTMTPEGMLVSVTGLPFLDDGGAPIQLNPVGGAPRIGADGSIYQGNVLAGRIGLYQFQPGTQLRYGPNASVIPDRAAIQIEGGTGDGVMQGYVESSNVNGVAEMTRLIEVSRAFERVEAMLRQQEEMRSKSIQILGGKA; the protein is encoded by the coding sequence ATGCAAAATCCGATTTATGTTGGCGTGTCAGGCCAAATTAGTTTAGCACGGCGGATGGAAACAATTGCACAAAATATGGCGAATGTGAATACACCAGGGTTCCGTGCTGGTGGTATGAAGTTTGACACGTTGGTGTCTCCCATTGCTCAAGAACAGGGGGATCGCGTTTTTTTTACGAGCGCTGGGAAGGGATATATTTCGACAGAGCGGGGCTCTTTAGAACAAACGGGTAATGCACTGGATGTCGCTGCAACAGGTAATTCTTACTTTTCTATGGAGGCCTCTTTTGGGGTAGTCTATACCCGTGATGGCCGGATGACTATGACCCCGGAAGGGATGTTGGTTTCGGTGACAGGGTTGCCTTTTTTGGATGATGGGGGAGCACCGATCCAGCTAAATCCTGTGGGGGGCGCACCGCGTATTGGTGCAGATGGGAGTATTTATCAAGGAAATGTTTTGGCAGGAAGAATTGGTTTGTACCAATTCCAACCAGGAACTCAATTACGCTACGGTCCCAATGCTTCTGTTATTCCTGATAGAGCAGCGATTCAGATAGAGGGGGGCACTGGTGATGGTGTTATGCAAGGGTATGTTGAAAGCTCAAATGTTAATGGGGTAGCAGAAATGACGCGCCTTATTGAAGTGAGCCGCGCTTTTGAACGGGTTGAGGCAATGCTGCGTCAGCAAGAAGAAATGCGTTCTAAATCTATTCAAATTCTAGGTGGGAAAGCTTAA
- a CDS encoding DUF1217 domain-containing protein, protein MIGTYTSYRSTIDNMKKTLDRLLKEPQVKRETDYYVRNIASVQSVDEFLANDKLYRYAMQAHGLEDMIYAKGMMRKVLLDPRYASQLSDQRYQQFAAAFNFNLYGEKATQQNSAQTATVNKYMQQTLEVQVGQDNEGARLALYFTRTVGGMARDGLLSEKNWAYQILGDKALSAVVFTALDIPENVRLSKIEAQKSLLESRMSLKDLKDPKRLEHFIAQFSALYDAKNQEEINPALMILQNSSNGLAFSNETMMALQSLKRGGF, encoded by the coding sequence ATGATTGGTACATATACGAGTTATAGAAGTACAATCGACAATATGAAGAAAACGCTTGATCGGCTTCTTAAAGAGCCACAGGTTAAGCGTGAGACAGATTATTATGTCCGGAATATTGCAAGTGTTCAATCTGTTGATGAATTTCTGGCCAATGATAAACTTTACCGTTACGCGATGCAGGCACACGGCCTGGAAGACATGATTTATGCAAAAGGCATGATGCGTAAGGTTCTGTTAGATCCTCGTTATGCGTCTCAGTTAAGCGATCAACGTTATCAGCAATTTGCTGCGGCATTTAATTTTAACCTTTATGGTGAAAAAGCAACTCAGCAAAATAGTGCGCAAACAGCAACTGTAAACAAATACATGCAGCAAACTTTGGAAGTGCAAGTTGGGCAGGACAATGAGGGAGCACGTTTAGCCTTGTATTTTACCCGCACAGTTGGGGGAATGGCGAGAGACGGCCTTCTTTCAGAAAAAAACTGGGCTTATCAAATTCTTGGCGATAAAGCTTTGTCAGCTGTTGTTTTTACAGCATTGGACATTCCTGAAAATGTGCGTTTATCAAAGATTGAAGCGCAAAAATCTTTATTAGAATCACGTATGTCACTTAAGGACTTAAAAGATCCTAAGAGATTAGAGCATTTTATTGCTCAATTTTCCGCTCTGTATGATGCAAAGAATCAGGAAGAAATAAATCCTGCTTTAATGATTTTGCAAAATTCATCAAACGGGTTGGCTTTTTCAAATGAAACAATGATGGCTCTCCAATCTCTAAAACGGGGTGGATTTTAG
- the motA gene encoding flagellar motor stator protein MotA — protein sequence MSVIIGLIITLGCILGGYVAMGGHLDVLMQPWEFVIIVGSAIGAFIVSTPFPVIKDTLKATTEALTDAVPKQKDFLATLGLLYTLMREMRSKSRSEMESHIDNPKESTLFQQYPLVLKDDSLTNFICDYCRLIVMGNTRPFEIEALMDEEIHTISSDSQKPYQAMQNMADALPALGIVAAVLGVIKAMGAITEPPEVLGHLIGAALVGTFAGIFFSYSIFGPIATKIKAVRSKKTRIYIVVKQTLLAYMNGAIPQIALEYGRKTISAKDRPTIDVVEQHAISGHSAEKKAD from the coding sequence TTGAGTGTTATTATTGGATTAATCATTACTTTAGGATGTATCCTTGGCGGTTATGTTGCCATGGGGGGACATCTTGATGTTTTAATGCAGCCGTGGGAATTTGTTATTATTGTCGGTTCCGCTATTGGAGCCTTCATCGTATCGACCCCTTTCCCCGTGATCAAAGATACACTCAAAGCAACAACAGAAGCCCTGACAGATGCTGTTCCAAAACAAAAAGATTTTTTAGCAACCCTAGGGTTGCTCTATACTCTCATGCGGGAAATGCGTTCAAAATCGCGTTCTGAAATGGAAAGCCATATCGACAATCCTAAAGAATCAACACTGTTTCAACAATATCCTTTAGTTTTAAAAGATGATTCTTTGACCAATTTCATTTGTGACTATTGCCGCCTGATTGTCATGGGGAATACACGCCCTTTCGAAATTGAAGCTTTAATGGATGAAGAAATTCACACAATTTCATCAGATTCTCAAAAACCGTATCAAGCTATGCAAAATATGGCCGATGCTCTTCCTGCTCTTGGAATTGTTGCTGCCGTTTTAGGTGTTATTAAAGCCATGGGTGCCATCACTGAACCGCCAGAAGTGTTAGGACACTTGATTGGAGCAGCTCTTGTTGGAACCTTTGCAGGAATCTTCTTTTCCTATAGTATTTTTGGTCCTATCGCGACAAAAATTAAAGCCGTGCGCAGTAAAAAAACACGCATTTACATTGTCGTGAAACAAACTCTCTTAGCCTATATGAATGGTGCTATACCACAAATAGCCTTAGAATATGGACGAAAAACCATCTCAGCAAAGGATCGCCCAACAATCGACGTCGTGGAACAACATGCAATTTCCGGCCACAGTGCTGAAAAAAAGGCGGATTGA
- a CDS encoding FliM/FliN family flagellar motor switch protein — protein sequence MTETTEQQKNPETQENEEKKQDVLAQHILRAAGLSSDDLMSFQYIFRDAASHLCSQINHYTPLEFTIDVVSLDTLKIDKITQTIGTDTLLIDFSSDRWGNDVIFVLDSVLVELITETFFGATEPKIINRNGRPFSPTECSISEHFGKLLANAMDSVFGTGDKSLLIFTQTRKAQEFNTETFHQSQMFSCTLSIKCGEAEAHLNILMPRSCHRPIHEAITRALRAPEKRMDPLWTKRLRKEVSQAHVQIEAFMQQGSMTLNELLNLKVGQVLPLPINAVKQVKLRSGDKSLYKCSLGKIGKNFSIRVTDPIDEEKEMINELVHG from the coding sequence ATGACCGAAACAACCGAACAACAAAAAAATCCTGAAACACAGGAAAATGAAGAAAAAAAACAAGATGTGTTAGCACAACATATCTTGCGGGCTGCTGGTCTATCGAGTGATGATCTTATGTCATTCCAATATATTTTTCGGGATGCCGCAAGCCATCTTTGCTCGCAGATCAATCATTATACACCATTAGAATTTACTATCGACGTAGTATCGCTCGATACACTCAAAATTGACAAAATTACCCAAACTATTGGAACAGATACACTCCTGATTGATTTTAGCTCTGATCGTTGGGGAAATGACGTCATCTTCGTTCTTGATTCTGTTTTGGTTGAGCTGATCACAGAAACATTTTTCGGCGCGACAGAACCAAAAATAATAAACCGTAATGGACGCCCTTTCAGCCCAACAGAATGTAGCATAAGCGAACATTTTGGCAAATTGCTTGCCAATGCCATGGATAGTGTCTTTGGTACGGGCGATAAATCACTGCTGATATTTACACAAACACGCAAGGCGCAAGAATTTAACACAGAAACATTTCATCAATCACAAATGTTTTCTTGTACGCTCTCCATCAAATGCGGAGAAGCAGAGGCACATTTAAATATTTTAATGCCCCGCAGTTGTCATCGCCCTATTCATGAGGCCATTACACGCGCTCTTCGTGCCCCTGAAAAACGTATGGACCCTCTATGGACAAAACGCTTAAGAAAAGAAGTCAGCCAAGCGCATGTGCAGATTGAAGCCTTTATGCAACAAGGATCAATGACCTTAAATGAATTATTAAATCTTAAAGTGGGTCAAGTCCTGCCTCTTCCAATCAATGCTGTTAAACAGGTCAAATTGCGCAGCGGTGACAAGTCTCTTTACAAGTGCTCCCTTGGTAAAATTGGCAAAAATTTTTCTATCCGAGTCACGGATCCCATCGATGAAGAAAAGGAAATGATTAATGAGCTGGTTCATGGTTAA
- a CDS encoding BAB2_0123 family type IV secretion system effector, which produces MSWFMVNIASALLALISLSVFIVIARKLATTIQMGRELAEQVHIGTSCLDRAILALREEHQDFRDENRKMDARIIESTRIRREIDRCVAHMEEVRNQLQNDFNLLRNLPTVKTQEHAATLKTTQTYSKRSILPKKFPVFVQRSAQKALLHNTTQPTDSKNFPVFVQRKTQKASLYSKTQF; this is translated from the coding sequence ATGAGCTGGTTCATGGTTAATATTGCCAGTGCACTTTTAGCACTAATTTCACTAAGTGTTTTTATTGTCATCGCACGAAAATTGGCGACAACCATTCAGATGGGGCGTGAACTTGCTGAGCAAGTCCACATTGGCACATCATGCCTTGATCGAGCAATCCTTGCTTTGCGTGAAGAGCATCAAGATTTCCGTGATGAAAATCGCAAAATGGATGCGCGTATTATCGAATCAACACGCATCCGGCGTGAGATTGACCGTTGCGTTGCGCATATGGAAGAGGTTCGCAACCAATTACAAAATGATTTTAATCTTCTTCGCAATCTACCAACCGTGAAAACACAGGAGCATGCCGCCACACTGAAAACAACACAAACTTACTCAAAACGGTCTATCCTTCCTAAAAAATTTCCGGTTTTTGTGCAACGTAGCGCACAGAAAGCGCTTCTTCATAACACTACACAACCTACTGATTCTAAAAATTTTCCAGTTTTTGTTCAGCGCAAAACACAGAAAGCCTCTCTTTATAGCAAAACACAATTTTAA
- the fliN gene encoding flagellar motor switch protein FliN, which produces MGEGSTGTPGGFGAGIQRPGSGASQAATGSSSALGAAAGRTAAGNFGSSKTQENTNDASNNTELVMSIPVEVQIVLGSTTMPVANLMNLGRGSVITLNKQIGDPIDIVVNGRIIARGEVIVLEDDSSRFGVSLTEVIDK; this is translated from the coding sequence ATGGGGGAAGGTTCAACGGGAACACCAGGAGGTTTTGGTGCCGGCATACAAAGACCAGGGAGTGGGGCTTCTCAGGCAGCAACAGGCAGTTCTTCTGCTCTTGGTGCTGCAGCGGGGAGAACGGCTGCTGGCAATTTTGGGAGCAGCAAAACACAAGAAAATACCAATGACGCCTCCAATAATACAGAACTCGTTATGAGTATTCCTGTCGAGGTACAAATTGTTCTTGGTTCAACCACCATGCCCGTTGCCAATTTGATGAATTTAGGGCGTGGCTCTGTCATTACTCTCAATAAACAAATTGGTGATCCCATTGATATTGTCGTCAATGGCCGCATTATCGCGCGTGGTGAAGTCATTGTTCTCGAAGATGATTCTTCCCGTTTTGGGGTTAGTCTTACCGAAGTCATTGATAAATAA
- a CDS encoding flagellar motor switch protein FliG, translating into MTQADREKIAEEIDAASNDIASESDAQTSSTLIDTLSGQQKVAALLVALGKPAAARLLKHFTPDDLRHLSGQAHSLPNISLADFEILVRQFEDAFAEGASFSEAGLRFDNLVQETLPEDEAALIFDPSKAPKPPVESLWNIIAKANIDVTQMHLVQEHPQVISYIISRLPSETAAKILMAQSATVRADLTRRRLHLRNVAPEMETILDQALRPLFLQENRAGEQAHHGQVAIILNELDKTDIDEMLASLQDLEPEDLKKIKEKLFVFDDIPRLTERARLLLFDGIAADAIITALQGADDLMKELILASLSQRTRRMVETELSSENQSIQQSDILNARRIIAQTAIKLSEQGTIDLLGQEGKS; encoded by the coding sequence ATGACACAGGCAGACAGAGAAAAAATAGCAGAAGAGATCGATGCCGCATCAAACGATATAGCCTCCGAAAGTGATGCTCAAACCTCTTCTACACTTATCGATACACTTTCCGGACAACAAAAAGTTGCTGCGCTGCTTGTTGCTCTAGGGAAGCCTGCTGCCGCACGTCTTTTAAAACATTTTACACCCGATGATTTGCGCCATCTTAGTGGACAAGCCCATAGCTTGCCTAATATTTCTCTTGCTGATTTCGAAATTTTGGTTCGTCAATTTGAAGATGCCTTTGCAGAAGGCGCTTCTTTTTCTGAAGCCGGTTTACGCTTCGACAATCTAGTACAAGAAACATTACCAGAAGATGAGGCTGCTTTAATTTTTGACCCTTCAAAAGCACCAAAACCACCCGTTGAAAGCCTTTGGAATATTATCGCAAAAGCAAATATTGACGTAACACAAATGCATCTTGTGCAAGAACATCCACAGGTGATCAGCTATATTATTTCGCGTCTTCCTTCTGAAACAGCTGCAAAAATTCTCATGGCACAAAGCGCTACTGTACGCGCTGATCTCACCCGAAGACGATTGCATTTGCGTAACGTAGCCCCAGAAATGGAAACGATCCTTGATCAAGCGCTGCGACCTCTCTTTTTACAGGAGAACAGAGCAGGAGAACAAGCACATCACGGTCAGGTTGCCATTATTCTTAACGAGCTTGATAAAACCGATATTGATGAAATGTTAGCAAGTCTTCAAGATTTGGAACCAGAAGATCTGAAAAAAATTAAAGAAAAACTCTTTGTGTTTGATGATATTCCACGGTTAACAGAACGTGCGCGGTTACTGCTTTTTGATGGCATTGCAGCAGATGCGATCATTACTGCATTACAAGGAGCCGATGATCTTATGAAGGAGCTTATCTTGGCTTCTCTTTCACAAAGAACACGCCGCATGGTGGAAACAGAGCTGTCCTCAGAAAATCAATCGATTCAGCAAAGTGATATTCTCAATGCACGCCGTATAATTGCTCAAACGGCCATCAAATTATCAGAACAAGGAACGATTGACCTTTTAGGTCAAGAAGGAAAATCCTAA
- the flhB gene encoding flagellar biosynthesis protein FlhB, which yields MSDEKPDKESQTEEPTEHKIHKAEEKGNLPFSRELPILASLMSFSLITIFVAFPAMSNLSRFLTEWLERPESWHINTAEDVKHLIYLVGGNLGLALAALLIIIPLISIAASAIQNAPRIVTERISPKWSRISPANGFGRIFGKAGFIEFLKSLVKLIGVSIIVYIMFFKNNTIFINALLTDAPALPEYIRQKLVDLSLSFIVAVAIIAGFDLAWSRFYWRQQLRMTKQEVKDEYKNLEGNPMVKSRMRSLARDRIRRKMIANVPTATLIVTNPTHFSVALRYKPPLDHAPVVIAKGQDILALHIREIATKHDIPIIEDQPLARALYKQVEVDQTIPPEFYEGVAALIRFINSQKIH from the coding sequence ATGTCAGATGAAAAACCAGACAAAGAAAGTCAAACAGAAGAACCTACAGAACATAAAATTCACAAAGCAGAAGAAAAAGGTAATCTGCCCTTTTCGCGTGAATTACCTATTCTTGCTTCTCTTATGAGCTTTAGTCTCATTACCATTTTTGTTGCTTTTCCTGCCATGTCAAACTTGTCTCGTTTTTTAACTGAATGGCTTGAACGTCCAGAATCATGGCACATTAATACCGCAGAAGACGTTAAACATTTGATTTATTTAGTTGGTGGAAATCTAGGCTTAGCTTTAGCTGCTCTTTTAATTATTATCCCTCTGATTTCTATTGCTGCCTCTGCTATACAAAATGCACCGCGTATTGTTACAGAACGCATCAGCCCAAAATGGTCACGCATTTCACCTGCTAATGGATTTGGACGGATTTTTGGGAAAGCAGGATTTATTGAGTTTTTAAAATCACTTGTTAAACTCATCGGTGTCAGCATTATTGTTTACATTATGTTTTTCAAAAATAATACGATTTTCATCAATGCGCTCTTAACGGATGCACCGGCTTTACCAGAATATATCCGCCAAAAACTGGTTGATTTATCCCTGTCTTTTATCGTTGCCGTTGCTATTATTGCAGGATTTGACCTAGCGTGGTCACGCTTTTATTGGCGTCAACAATTGCGCATGACGAAACAAGAAGTTAAGGATGAATATAAGAACCTTGAAGGTAATCCCATGGTCAAATCAAGAATGCGCTCACTCGCACGAGATCGCATTCGCCGAAAAATGATCGCTAATGTGCCCACAGCAACCTTAATTGTTACAAACCCAACGCATTTTTCTGTTGCTCTGCGCTATAAGCCACCTCTTGATCATGCACCCGTTGTGATTGCGAAAGGACAAGATATTCTAGCACTCCATATACGCGAAATCGCTACCAAACATGATATCCCTATTATTGAAGATCAACCCTTAGCACGCGCACTTTACAAACAAGTCGAAGTCGACCAAACAATCCCACCTGAATTTTATGAAGGTGTTGCCGCTCTCATTCGATTTATTAATAGTCAAAAAATTCATTAA